The DNA segment TTTATGCATATTCAATGTATTCTATATATTGGTGCTTAAAAAATCAATGCGAGTTgttttatgaatatatatataaagctaaacatttatattttttattttatcaggAAATCAATATTTACAATGCatagattttttaaaagaaaagatcCAGAACCAGAAGTACAAAGCATCGGAGATGTTAGAGTTGAAGAATTTGATTTCTCACAACTATCGGTAGATCCTGGACTAAGGACTCCAATTTGTGAATATAATGTTAATATTAGGGATCAAGTCCGAAGGGAATATTTGCAAAAAGGTCCATGTCAACCTTCAGGCTATGAATTTCCAAAAAGAAAATTTGGAGTAAGCCAATGTAGACGGTTCAATCCTTCATGGTTTAATGAATTTGGTGATGGGTTGGAGTATAGTGTAGAAAAAGATACCACATATTGTTTGTATTGTTATCTCTTCAATACAACTAAGGAAAAACAAGCGGGAGGGGAGGCTTTTGTTAATGAAGGATTCACAAATTGGAAGTGTAAAGATAGGTTAAATATTCATGTTGGCCAGCATGACAGCGAACATCATAAATCACGAATGAATTGTGAAACTTTGATGAATCAAGATGAGCACATTCAATCAGTTTTGCACAAACTGTCAAAGCAAATGCGAAATGATTATCGTATCTGTCTCAATGCTTCAATTGATTGTATTAGAGTTTTGTGGCGACAAGGGCATTCATTTCGAGGTCACGATGAAACTGAAAGTTCTCTTAATCCAGGTAACTTTCTTATCCAATTGGAATTTTTAGGTGCTCATAATAAAGAGATTAATGATGTGATATTGAAAAATGCTCCTAAAAATTGCAAGTTGACATCACCTGATATTCAGAAGGACATATTGAGTGCTTGTGCCACTGAAACGattaatgttattattagaGATGTTGGTGATTCCTTGTTCTCTATTTTAGTTGATGAATCTCGTGATGTGTCAACAAAGGAGCAAATGTCAGTTTTTATCCGTTATGTGGATAGTAGTGGACATGTAAATGAATGTTTTATCGGGATTGAACATCTTACCAGTACTACATCACTCTCACTTAAAGCTGCTATTGATAAGATGTTTTCTAGACATAATTTGAGCATGTCTAAGTTGAGAGGACAAGGTTTTGATGGAGCAAGTAATATGCAGGGTAAATTTAATGGTTTAAAAGCACTCATTTTAAAGGAGAACCTATGTGCATTTTACATACATTGTTTTGCCCATCAGCTTCAACTAGCTCTTATAGCTGTGGCCAAGAAAAATCTTCCGATTTCTAATTTCTTTCGTGTTGTTGGTGATGTGGTAAATGTTGTTGGAGCATCTTGCAAACGTTCTGATCTTATTCGAGAGAAACATTCAGATTTTATTGTCGAGGCATTGGAGAGGGGTGAGATTTCAAGTGGCCGGGGACTTAATCAAGAAACTACTCTTCAACGTGCTGGGGATATACGTTGGGTGTCACATTACAATTCTTTGATAAGCTTCATTTCCATGTTCTTTGCTGTCATTGATGTGCTTGAAATAATTCCAGAAGATGATTCCAGTTCTCCTGATCAAAAAACTGAAGCATTTTTTTATTGGAGACAAtacttttatttgattttgcaTTCAATCTACACTTGATGAAACATATCTTAGGAATTTCGAGTGAATTGTCGACAgcattgcaaaaaaaaaaagatcaggatATTGTGAATGCAATGGATTTGGTACAAATATGCAAACACCGACTCCAAAAAATGAGAGATGATGGTTGATATTCATTTTTAGAAAAGTTTCACCGGTTTTGTGAGCAACATTACATTGATGTTCTCAAAATGGATGATATGTTCACACGTTGGGCACCACGTGATCGTCCCCATCGTAATCCACAAAAAGTGACAAATTTGCATCATTATCGTGTGGATTTATTCTATGGTGTTATCGACATGCAACTTCAAGAGTTAAATGATCGTTTCTTAGAGGCAGGTACAGAGTTACTCCTTTGTGTAGCTTGTTTGTTTCCACAAAACTTGTTTTATGCTTTTGACAAGAAAAAATTGATTCAACTAGCTGAATTTTATCCAcaagatttttcaagatttgatCTCCTCACACTTGATGATCAACTTGAAACTTATATATGTGATATGCCTTCTAACAAAGCATTTCAAGGATTGAAAGGACTTGGTGATCTTTCAGAGAAGTTAGTTATGTCAAAGAAAAATATGGTGTACCCATTGGTTTATAAGCTTTTGACATTGGCATTAATTCTACAGGTTGCAACGGCGACAGTAGAGAGGGTGTTTTCTGCAATGAGAATGGTGAAAGACAGGTTGCGCAATCGAATGAATGATGATTGGATGAATGATAATCTCATTGTCTATGTAGAGAAAGATATATTTCTGACCGTTGATAATGAATCTATTGTACAAAGGTTTCAAATTATGAAGACCCGAAAAGAACAATTGTAAGGTAGTTATTTTGTgatgttttatgattaaaagatttttttattattattaattatagcATATCATAGCCTACATTGAATCCTTATTCTAGCTCCGCCCCTGCGAAGCTTATTAAGGCCCAGTGTGGGCTGCTGCCCACACTgggccaaaaaaaattaatagtaatTATAAATGTGGGAAAAAAAAGTTAATAGTAAGTGGGTCAATTTTAAAAGCCCACACTGGacccaaaaaaattaaacccACACTgggccaaaaaaattaatactaaTTATAAATGTGGGCAAAAAAAAGTTAATAGTAAATGAGTCAATTTTAAAAGCCCACACTggatcaaaaaaaattaatactagTTATTAATGTGGGCCTTTTACTTGTTGAGGAAGAAGCCGTCAAGAGGAACACAGATTGCATTTACTTTCTGGCTTCTCCGTTAACTTGCCAAAAggtcattattttatttttgattagCTTGCATCCTGCTGCTGTGGGGATCGGATCTTTATGTGGGATTGGAAGTTTCGATTTAATTTTAGCCTTGAGATTATAAAAATTATGCTCTTTTTTTCCTCCGGCTAGAAGGGTTTGATTATTTTCCCTTACTAGTTACTATTCGTTTTGTTGGTAGGGTATTGCGAAATTTGATATGATCATAGAGACGTGTTGGAATTTTTCCTGCCTTTAAGTTTAGGGTTTGAATTTCTTTCTGCGATTTATTTTGATTTGTAAGGTATCTCAAGCCTCAAGGTTTGATTTTGCACTATATATTGCTAAACTTTTCTTCCTTTCTGGGTTCTTTTCCTACATTGACCGATTTTTGTATCTAATTATGTTGTTTGTGCTGGAACCTGGAGAAATTTACACGCAAGTTCTGCTCATTAAAATCCTTTTTCACATTTGTTAGGTTTTGAGTGCTTTGTATTATATTGttatacccttgtcccacatctgaaaaatcaaagatttaaaatgagtttataatggcttacaatggacttctatagcaacttgagttaatcattttcgtaaagtgaggacgaatacgaagtagttgctataggggcccactgtgcagtcacgcaggcgcgggcccgggctcggggcgtgacagaatggtatcagagccggtcaccggcATGGAACATCGGGAAATAGGTGCTATgcagggcaaagtgctacgtgcatgggagccacctcttgaacctgcggggcaaagtgctacatgacgggagccacctcttgaacctgtaggagccacctctagattctctgTGCTGGTGAATCGAAgggtcaggccgcgacgaggacgtcgcgttctgaaagaggggtgattgtgatacccttgtcccatatcataaaaatcaaagatttaaaatgagtttataatggcttacaatggacttctatagcaacttgagttaatcattttcgtaaagtgaggacgaatacgaagtagttgctataggggcccattgtgcagtcacgcaggcgcgggcccgggctcggggcATGACATATATGCTTCTAGAAATGGTGATGTAAGCTAGCGTCGTATGATTTTTTGGGGCAATTTATGCATATTCAATGTATTCTATATATTGgtgcataaaaaaatcaatgcgagttgttttataaatatatataaagctaaacatttatatttttttattttatcatgaaATCAATATTTACAATGCatagattttttaaaagaaaagatcCAGAACCAGAAGTACAAAGCATCGGAGATGTTAGAGTTGAAGAATTTGACTTCTCACAACTACCGGCAGATCCTAGACTTAGGACTCCAATTTGTGAATATAATGTTAATATTAGGGATCAAGTTCGAAGAGCATATTTGCAAAATGGTCCGTGTCAACCTTCAGGCTATGAATTTCCAAAAAGAAAATTTGGAGTAAGCCAATGTAGACGGTTCAATCCTTCATGGTTTAATGAATTTGGTGATTGGCATGTAGAAAAAGATGCcgcatattgttggtattgttaTCTCTTCAAGACAACTAAGGGAAAACAAGCGGGAGGGGAGGCTTTTGTTCGTGAAAGATTCACAAATTGGAAGTGTAAAGATAGGTTAAATATTCATGTTGGCCAGCATGACGGCGAACATCATAAATCTCGAATGAATTGTGAAACTTTGATGAATCAAGATGAGCATATTCAATCAGTTTTACACAAATTGTCAAAGCAAATGCGAAATGATTATTGTATCCGTCTCAATGCTTCAATTGATTGTATTAGAGTTTTGTTGCGACAAGGGCATTCATTTCGAGGTCACGATGAAACTGAAAGTTCTCTTAATCCAGGTAACTTTTTTATCCAATTGGAATTTTTAGGTGCTCATAATAAAGAGATTAATGATGTGATATTGAAAAATGCTCCTAAAAATTGCAAGTTGACATCACCTGATATTCAGAAAGACATAGTGAGTGCTTGTGCCACTGAAACGattaatgttattattagaGATGTTGGTGATTCCTTGTTCTCTATTTTAGTTGATGAATCTCGTGATGTGTCAACAAGGAGCAAATGTCAGTTGTTATCCGTTATGTGGATAGTAGTGGACATGTAAATGAACGTTTTATCGGGATTGAACATCTTACCAGTACTACATCACTCTCACTTAAAGCTGTTATTGATAAGATGTTTTCTAGACATAATTTGAGCATGTCTAAGTTGAGAGGACAAGGTTTTGATGGAGCAAGTAATATGCAGGGTAAATTTAATGGTTTAAAAGCACTCATTTTAAAGGAGAACCTATGTGCATTTTACATACATTGTTTTGCCCATCAGCTTCAACTAGCTCTTATAGCTGTGGCCAAGAAAAATCTTCCGATTTCTAATTTCTTTCGTGTTGTTGGTGATGTGGTAAATGTTGTTGGAGCATCTTGCAAACGTTCTGATCTTATTCGAGAGAAACATTCAGATTTTATTGTCGAGGCATTGGAGAGGGGTGAGATTTCAAGTGGCCGAGGACTTAATCAAGAAACTACCCTTCAACGTGCTGGGGATATACGTTGGGTGTCACATTACAATTCTTTGATAAGCTTCATTTCCATGTTCTTTGCTGTCATTGATGTGCTTGAAATAATTTCAGAAGATGATTCCAGTTCTCCTGATCAAAAAACTGAAGCATTTTTTATTGGAGTCAAtacttttatttgattttgcaTTCAATCTACACTTGATGAAACATATCTTAGGAATTTCGAGTGAATTGTCGACAGCATTGCAAAAAAAAGATCAGGATATTGTGAATGCAATGGATTTGGTACAAATATGCAAACACCGACTCCAAAAAATGAGAGATGATGGTTGATATTCATTTTTAGAAAAGGTTCACCGGTTTTGTGAGCAACATTACATTGATGTTCTCAAAATGGATGATATGTTCACACGTTGGGCACCACGTGGTCGTCCCCATCGTAATCCACAAAAAGTGACAAATTTGCATCATTATCGTGTGGATTTATTCTATGGTGTTATCGACATGCAACTTCAAGAGTTAAATGATCGTTTCTCAGAGGCAGGTACAGAGTTACTCCTTTGTGTAGCTTGTTTGTTTCCACAAAACTTGTTTTATGCTTTTGACAAGAAAAAATTGATTCAACTAGCTGAATTTTATGCAcaagatttttcaagatttgatCTCCTCACACTTGATGATCAACTTGAAACTTATATATGTGATATGCGTTCTAACAAAGCATTTCAAGGATTGAAAGGACTTGGTGATCTTTCAGAGAAGTTAGTTATGTCAAAGAAAAATATGGTGTACCCATTTGTTTATAAGCTTTTGACATTGGCATTAATTCTACAGGTTGCAACGGCGACAGTAGAGAGGGTGTTTTCTGCAATGAGAATCGTGAAAGACAGGTTGCACAATCGAATGAATGATGATTGGATGAATGATAATCTCATTGTCTATGTAGAGAAAGATATATTTCTGACCGTTGATAATGAATCTATTGTACAAAGGTTTCAAAATATGAAGACTCGAAAAGAACAATTGTAAGGTAGTTATTTTGTgatgttttatgattaaaatattttttttattattattaattatagcATATCATAGCCTACACTGAATCTTTATTCTAGCTCCGCCCCTGCCTATCTGGTCATATTTATGTCCCAAGAACCTTTGCTCCACCAATGAACACAATATTCACATTTTTTATAATGAAATACTCATCATTTTTCTTTACTTTGACTCTTTTCCATTCaactttctaaatttttttcacGTGCTGTCAACTCCACTTTTACCATGGACTTTAAACCTTTTGTCCTCCACCACCTACAAGATTCTGATACTTGTAAAAGTTATAAATCGATTGTATAGcccttttgaatatttttaacgTGGTATCAATAATTTTCACCAGAAGATTCgttttgtatatatattcattGGAAATACATAAATGGATTGTATTCCAATTTAAAAGTTCAAATATATGATGGATTGAGTTAACTTTCGAAGAAGAGGCACCACACACACAAACAACAACAAGCGATGGTTGTCAGCTAACGCTTTCATGAACTTTATGGAAGAAACAAGAGAAATTCGTACGTGTCGATGCTTAGCAAACTCAAATTTGCCAtaagtattatatatataattttaaaatgtttagcAATGGTTGTAAACCTCCCAATATGAGTAAGATGTATCTTAACCCAGACGAGAAGGTAAATCGAAGGATGTACATAACGTGTATGCACAATcgctagtatatatatattatacgaCACCCAAACTTACAACACAAAGCATGGTTTTGCCCCAAGAAAACTTCTTTGGACATTTAAATCTATGAGTAAACCATGAAATCGAAATGGAAATGTTTGAGATCACGATTTGGTCCAAACACGACTGAACTGATTTTGACTTCAACGACGACAAAAAAGATAATGATACACCTCATgaataaatcaaactaatcatCTTGATCTAagtataattatttatgttccTTTTCAATTTATCactatgtttaaaaaaatgattaaacttAATTTCTATAACTTGAACGATGAAATCGTATTAATTCTTCTCCCATTTTAATATCCTAAGATGGATTGAAAATGAATTTTGACTTTAATCgacaaaaacaaattttggaTTTGTTTGTCTGCTTAAAAAAAGGTCGTGCCTTTCTAGCTAGGATCCATACAGTTAATTGGGTCCCATTCCTGCGATTATAGCCAAACACAATCACTCCGGCGGGAATACAACCCCTTCCtatttttgaatttcaaatctattcaACCGGATTCCTTTATTGAATACTACAAAACAATCATTTttgtattatataatttataagtTGTTGAAAAGCCAATAAAACTTACCAAAAATATCTAAATCATGTaccaaaattttcggccattggAGTTACGTAAATCATGT comes from the Primulina huaijiensis isolate GDHJ02 chromosome 8, ASM1229523v2, whole genome shotgun sequence genome and includes:
- the LOC140982083 gene encoding uncharacterized protein — protein: MDDMFTRWAPRGRPHRNPQKVTNLHHYRVDLFYGVIDMQLQELNDRFSEAGTELLLCVACLFPQNLFYAFDKKKLIQLAEFYAQDFSRFDLLTLDDQLETYICDMRSNKAFQGLKGLGDLSEKLVMSKKNMVYPFVYKLLTLALILQVATATVERVFSAMRIVKDRLHNRMNDDWMNDNLIVYVEKDIFLTVDNESIVQRFQNMKTRKEQL
- the LOC140982082 gene encoding uncharacterized protein — encoded protein: MHRFFKRKDPEPEVQSIGDVRVEEFDFSQLPADPRLRTPICEYNVNIRDQVRRAYLQNGPCQPSGYEFPKRKFGVSQCRRFNPSWFNEFGDWHVEKDAAYCWYCYLFKTTKGKQAGGEAFVRERFTNWKCKDRLNIHVGQHDGEHHKSRMNCETLMNQDEHIQSVLHKLSKQMRNDYCIRLNASIDCIRVLLRQGHSFRGHDETESSLNPGNFFIQLEFLGAHNKEINDVILKNAPKNCKLTSPDIQKDIVSACATETINVIIRDVGDSLFSILVDESRDVSTRSKCQLLSVMWIVVDIHNLSMSKLRGQGFDGASNMQGKFNGLKALILKENLCAFYIHCFAHQLQLALIAVAKKNLPISNFFRVVGDVVNVVGASCKRSDLIREKHSDFIVEALERGEISSGRGLNQETTLQRAGDIRWVSHYNSLISFISMFFAVIDVLEIISEDDSSSPDQKTEAFFIGVNTFI
- the LOC140982081 gene encoding uncharacterized protein; the encoded protein is MDDMFTRWAPRDRPHRNPQKVTNLHHYRVDLFYGVIDMQLQELNDRFLEAGTELLLCVACLFPQNLFYAFDKKKLIQLAEFYPQDFSRFDLLTLDDQLETYICDMPSNKAFQGLKGLGDLSEKLVMSKKNMVYPLVYKLLTLALILQVATATVERVFSAMRMVKDRLRNRMNDDWMNDNLIVYVEKDIFLTVDNESIVQRFQIMKTRKEQL
- the LOC140982080 gene encoding uncharacterized protein, with translation MHRFFKRKDPEPEVQSIGDVRVEEFDFSQLSVDPGLRTPICEYNVNIRDQVRREYLQKGPCQPSGYEFPKRKFGVSQCRRFNPSWFNEFGDGLEYSVEKDTTYCLYCYLFNTTKEKQAGGEAFVNEGFTNWKCKDRLNIHVGQHDSEHHKSRMNCETLMNQDEHIQSVLHKLSKQMRNDYRICLNASIDCIRVLWRQGHSFRGHDETESSLNPGNFLIQLEFLGAHNKEINDVILKNAPKNCKLTSPDIQKDILSACATETINVIIRDVGDSLFSILVDESRDVSTKEQMSVFIRYVDSSGHVNECFIGIEHLTSTTSLSLKAAIDKMFSRHNLSMSKLRGQGFDGASNMQGKFNGLKALILKENLCAFYIHCFAHQLQLALIAVAKKNLPISNFFRVVGDVVNVVGASCKRSDLIREKHSDFIVEALERGEISSGRGLNQETTLQRAGDIRWVSHYNSLISFISMFFAVIDVLEIIPEDDSSSPDQKTEAFFYWRQYFYLILHSIYT